The Sinomicrobium kalidii genome contains a region encoding:
- a CDS encoding energy transducer TonB, with protein MSFLDTRHKKKSFTLTTVLLAILVALLFYLGISYMDPPPESGITVNLGFTEYGAGDVQPVEQVKSAPEEETQEEQPEETVTEPEPTEAEEPQEEVLTDDTEDAPVISPEEKKKPVTEKKTEPVKEKPREEPKPKKPSKSTTDALSSILNGPKTEGTENTGEGDDTRAGDKGNPEGDPYASSYYGSPGTGSGGVGYGLSGRSLLSRGKVQQDCNEEGRVVVKIEVDKNGNVIDAVPGVKGTTNNHPCLLEPAKKTALMFKWNPDSDAPSRQIGFVVINFRLGD; from the coding sequence ATGTCGTTTCTGGATACAAGACATAAAAAGAAATCATTCACACTGACCACGGTGCTACTGGCCATACTCGTGGCACTCCTTTTTTACCTGGGAATCAGCTACATGGACCCGCCCCCGGAGAGCGGAATCACAGTTAACCTGGGTTTTACGGAGTATGGCGCCGGTGATGTGCAACCGGTGGAACAGGTAAAGTCTGCCCCGGAAGAGGAAACACAGGAAGAACAACCCGAAGAAACGGTAACGGAACCCGAACCCACGGAAGCGGAAGAACCGCAGGAAGAAGTTCTCACCGATGATACGGAAGACGCCCCCGTGATCTCTCCCGAAGAAAAAAAGAAACCGGTAACCGAGAAAAAAACCGAACCTGTAAAAGAAAAACCCAGGGAAGAGCCGAAACCCAAAAAGCCTTCCAAGTCAACCACCGACGCCCTTTCCAGTATCCTGAACGGCCCCAAGACCGAGGGTACGGAAAACACCGGAGAAGGAGATGATACCAGGGCAGGTGACAAGGGAAACCCGGAAGGAGATCCTTATGCCAGCAGCTATTACGGTTCACCCGGCACAGGATCGGGAGGCGTTGGTTATGGTCTTAGCGGCCGTTCCCTGCTTTCCAGAGGAAAAGTTCAACAGGACTGTAATGAAGAAGGAAGGGTTGTGGTAAAAATTGAAGTGGATAAAAACGGCAATGTCATTGATGCCGTCCCCGGAGTAAAAGGTACCACCAACAATCATCCCTGCCTTCTGGAGCCCGCAAAAAAAACCGCCCTTATGTTCAAGTGGAACCCGGACTCCGATGCGCCTTCCAGACAGATCGGTTTCGTGGTCATTAACTTCAGACTCGGGGATTAA
- a CDS encoding bifunctional folylpolyglutamate synthase/dihydrofolate synthase, translated as MTYQQTLQWMFNRLPMYQQQGKTALKPKLDNTREFCRHLGNPEKKIKTIHVAGTNGKGSVSHMLASILQEAGYKTGLYTSPHLKDFRERIKINGIEVEEDFVINFIENNKPFLEEHELSFFEMTVGMAFDFFARKKVDIAVIEVGLGGRLDSTNVITPEISVITNIGYDHTDILGDTLEKIAFEKAGIIKPGIPVVISEYQKETFPVFREVALDNESEIFLAEDLSLEDFESDLLGIYQKKNIRAAITTARHLKNFAINEKSILSGLVRVVQNTGLKGRWQQLQTEPKVICDTAHNAEGLRLVLGQIAYEKFDMLHIVLGMVRGKDLKNILPLFPKEAAYYFTSPGISRALPPEELQDHALQHGLSGEVYPSVKEAYKRALSRADKRDLIYVGGSTFVVAEIL; from the coding sequence ATGACATACCAACAAACACTCCAATGGATGTTCAACAGGTTGCCCATGTACCAGCAACAGGGTAAAACAGCCTTAAAACCCAAACTGGACAATACCCGGGAATTTTGCCGTCACCTGGGCAACCCGGAGAAAAAGATCAAAACCATTCATGTGGCCGGAACCAACGGAAAAGGCTCCGTAAGCCATATGCTGGCCTCCATTTTACAGGAAGCCGGTTACAAAACGGGGCTGTATACTTCTCCCCACCTCAAAGACTTCAGAGAGCGGATAAAAATAAACGGCATTGAGGTCGAAGAAGATTTTGTCATCAATTTTATCGAAAACAACAAACCTTTCCTGGAAGAACACGAACTCTCTTTCTTCGAAATGACCGTGGGCATGGCTTTCGACTTTTTTGCCCGGAAAAAAGTGGATATTGCCGTTATTGAAGTAGGATTGGGAGGCCGGCTGGACTCCACCAATGTCATCACTCCGGAAATTTCAGTCATTACCAACATAGGTTACGACCATACGGACATCCTCGGGGATACGCTGGAAAAAATAGCGTTTGAAAAAGCGGGGATCATCAAACCGGGAATTCCCGTGGTCATAAGCGAATATCAAAAGGAAACTTTTCCCGTATTCCGCGAAGTCGCCCTTGATAACGAATCAGAGATATTCCTGGCAGAAGACCTTTCACTGGAGGATTTTGAAAGTGATCTGCTCGGCATATATCAGAAGAAGAACATCCGCGCTGCAATAACCACAGCCAGGCATCTGAAAAATTTTGCCATAAATGAAAAAAGCATCCTTTCCGGCCTGGTACGGGTAGTACAAAATACAGGACTGAAAGGAAGATGGCAACAATTACAAACCGAACCGAAAGTAATCTGCGATACTGCCCACAATGCCGAAGGATTACGCCTGGTACTCGGGCAAATAGCCTACGAAAAATTCGATATGCTACATATTGTACTTGGTATGGTCAGGGGAAAAGACCTGAAAAACATACTCCCGCTGTTCCCGAAAGAAGCCGCCTATTATTTTACATCTCCCGGTATATCCAGGGCCCTTCCGCCGGAAGAGCTCCAGGATCATGCCCTGCAACACGGCCTGTCGGGAGAAGTGTATCCTTCTGTAAAAGAAGCTTATAAAAGGGCGCTTTCCCGGGCTGATAAAAGAGACCTTATCTATGTAGGCGGCAGTACTTTTGTGGTGGCTGAAATATTATAG